In one window of Gemmatimonadota bacterium DNA:
- a CDS encoding corrinoid protein: protein MAALNDIANDFLKDEIEEFIERPNERTRIIDAFARATPAMQEISAALIDGDNGTVDTLTRSALDDGVEALEVMDDGLIAGMSVVGIKFRENFIFVPEVLACARAMKAGMAHIEPILSASGIEPVGTVIMGTVKGDLHDIGKNLCIMMLRGAGFVVHDLGVDTSEDEFMDAVEEHEAPLLGMSALLTTTMPNMGKTIDAFIDNDMREDVKIMVGGASVTQEFADDMGADGTAEDAVGCVELAQRLLVELKQEQED from the coding sequence ATGGCAGCACTTAACGATATTGCCAACGACTTTCTGAAGGACGAGATAGAAGAGTTCATCGAAAGGCCCAACGAGCGGACGCGGATCATCGACGCTTTCGCCCGGGCGACCCCCGCCATGCAGGAGATCTCCGCGGCCCTCATCGACGGGGACAACGGGACGGTCGACACGCTGACCAGGTCTGCGCTGGACGACGGGGTCGAGGCGCTTGAGGTGATGGACGACGGCCTGATCGCCGGCATGAGCGTCGTGGGCATCAAGTTCCGGGAGAACTTCATCTTCGTCCCGGAAGTTCTCGCCTGCGCCCGGGCCATGAAGGCCGGGATGGCCCACATCGAGCCCATCCTCTCCGCCTCGGGCATCGAACCTGTCGGCACCGTCATCATGGGCACGGTCAAGGGCGACCTCCACGACATCGGCAAGAACCTGTGCATCATGATGTTGCGCGGCGCCGGGTTCGTGGTCCACGACCTGGGGGTGGACACCTCCGAGGACGAGTTCATGGACGCGGTGGAGGAACACGAAGCGCCCCTGCTGGGCATGTCGGCCCTGCTCACCACGACCATGCCCAACATGGGCAAGACCATCGACGCCTTCATCGACAACGACATGCGGGAGGACGTCAAGATCATGGTGGGCGGCGCGTCGGTCACCCAGGAGTTCGCTGACGACATGGGCGCCGACGGCACCGCCGAGGACGCGGTGGGCTGCGTGGAACTGGCCCAGCGTCTCCTCGTGGAACTCAAGCAGGAACAGGAAGACTGA
- a CDS encoding MtaA/CmuA family methyltransferase, which yields MSDNTIKQMKGRDRVLAALKGEPVDRTPVCNPTSVATVELMDLVDAPFPDANRDPELMARLAATSYTELGFDTIMPVFTIIQESSALGCKIQWEQKDNWPTVQMREPIWTDVDDIKLPPDFLTHQDTKCVLEAIKKLKKEYGDEVAVIGKTMGPWSLGYHCFGVEPFLLMSLDDPGRTHLALDRMKEATVEFGIAQIEAGADALTLPDHATGDLVSSDYYRRFLRDLHIEMAERIPIPLIMHICGRTVDRMGYIAETGFAAFHFDSKNKPQESMEAVDGKISLVGNINNPETLFARGPEEVCMEVHQNLEHGIHMVGPECAVPLQASVENLKAIPQAVKDWHVHHAHIGP from the coding sequence ATGAGCGATAACACCATAAAGCAGATGAAGGGCCGGGACCGGGTACTCGCCGCACTGAAGGGAGAGCCCGTGGACCGCACGCCCGTGTGCAATCCGACGTCGGTCGCCACGGTGGAACTGATGGATCTCGTCGACGCGCCTTTTCCGGACGCCAACCGGGACCCGGAGCTCATGGCCCGTCTGGCGGCCACGAGCTACACCGAACTTGGATTCGACACCATCATGCCGGTCTTTACCATCATCCAGGAGTCCTCCGCACTGGGTTGCAAGATCCAGTGGGAGCAGAAGGACAACTGGCCGACCGTTCAAATGCGCGAGCCCATCTGGACGGACGTGGACGACATCAAGCTCCCCCCGGATTTCCTGACGCACCAGGACACGAAATGCGTCCTCGAGGCCATCAAGAAGCTCAAGAAGGAATATGGCGACGAGGTGGCGGTCATCGGCAAGACCATGGGACCCTGGTCCCTGGGATACCACTGCTTCGGCGTGGAACCCTTCCTGCTCATGTCCCTCGACGACCCCGGAAGGACCCATCTCGCCCTGGACCGCATGAAGGAAGCCACGGTGGAGTTCGGCATCGCGCAGATCGAGGCCGGTGCGGACGCACTGACCCTGCCCGACCACGCCACGGGCGACCTGGTGAGCAGCGACTACTACCGGCGGTTTCTTCGGGACCTGCACATCGAGATGGCCGAACGGATTCCCATCCCGCTGATCATGCATATCTGCGGGCGTACCGTGGACCGCATGGGCTACATCGCGGAGACCGGCTTCGCGGCATTTCATTTCGATTCGAAAAACAAGCCCCAGGAGTCCATGGAGGCCGTCGACGGCAAGATCTCCCTCGTGGGCAACATCAACAATCCCGAGACGCTCTTCGCACGGGGACCGGAAGAGGTGTGCATGGAAGTCCACCAGAACCTGGAACACGGGATTCATATGGTGGGACCGGAGTGCGCCGTTCCCCTGCAGGCGTCCGTCGAGAACCTGAAGGCGATTCCGCAGGCGGTGAAGGACTGGCATGTCCACCACGCGCATATCGGTCCGTGA
- a CDS encoding PH domain-containing protein: MSILNAVMGNASEVEVEEMEKEFSQILIEEEKLVRVFKLVRDLFAFTDRRLILVDKQGISGKKTEYHSIPYKSITHFSFETAGRIDLDSEMKIWISGNELPVKKEFKKGIDVSDVQRTLAKFTLD, from the coding sequence GTGTCGATTCTGAACGCCGTCATGGGCAACGCTTCGGAGGTCGAAGTTGAAGAGATGGAAAAGGAGTTCTCGCAGATACTGATAGAGGAAGAGAAACTGGTCCGGGTCTTCAAGCTGGTCAGAGACCTGTTCGCTTTCACGGACCGGCGGCTGATCCTGGTGGATAAACAGGGGATATCCGGCAAAAAGACGGAGTACCACTCCATCCCGTATAAGTCGATTACCCATTTCTCGTTCGAAACTGCCGGGCGGATTGACCTTGACTCCGAGATGAAGATATGGATTTCCGGAAACGAATTGCCCGTTAAGAAAGAGTTCAAGAAGGGCATTGACGTCAGCGACGTTCAAAGAACCCTGGCGAAGTTCACGCTGGATTGA
- a CDS encoding zinc-binding dehydrogenase: MKRVIKPEGLHRIELEEVPIPEPGPGEVRIRAMCSLISRGSELGGRYTREHAVSPDIMGYSMAGTVDALGEGVEHLETGDRVVALAPHAQYVVRPTRLVFPWDQTIVMPMPADLSFDRAPYYPLTAGAVTWVGVEDIQPQDTVVVLGQGLVGNLILQVIKANGVGRVVAVDALANRCAMAAECGADTVINARKEDPVRAVKRLTNGLGADIVVYAVGGPAGPAAFGQGLDMLAIGGLMHLIGLYEDQPLSLPSNKIQGRKLLGGYFRTCAGARQSRRAMELLASGAIRTDRMTTHRFPWHQAADAFALLYQKPGDALGVLLDWRD, from the coding sequence ATGAAACGCGTCATCAAGCCCGAAGGGCTCCACCGGATCGAGCTCGAGGAGGTGCCGATTCCCGAACCCGGTCCCGGAGAGGTCCGGATCAGGGCGATGTGCAGCCTCATCAGCCGGGGTTCCGAGCTTGGCGGCCGGTACACGCGGGAACACGCGGTGAGCCCGGACATCATGGGCTATTCCATGGCGGGTACGGTGGATGCGCTGGGGGAGGGGGTCGAACACCTTGAAACCGGCGACCGAGTCGTCGCCCTGGCACCCCATGCCCAGTACGTGGTCCGGCCGACGCGGCTCGTCTTTCCGTGGGACCAGACCATCGTCATGCCCATGCCGGCGGACCTTTCCTTCGACCGCGCCCCGTACTACCCACTGACGGCGGGGGCGGTCACCTGGGTGGGAGTGGAGGACATCCAGCCCCAGGACACCGTGGTCGTGCTCGGCCAGGGCCTCGTGGGCAACCTGATCCTCCAGGTCATCAAGGCAAATGGCGTGGGCAGGGTGGTGGCCGTGGACGCACTGGCCAACCGGTGCGCCATGGCGGCGGAATGCGGCGCCGATACGGTGATCAACGCCCGCAAGGAAGATCCCGTCAGGGCCGTAAAGCGCCTGACCAACGGCCTCGGTGCCGATATCGTGGTCTACGCCGTGGGCGGTCCCGCGGGTCCGGCCGCCTTCGGGCAGGGACTCGACATGCTGGCCATTGGCGGGCTGATGCACCTGATCGGGCTGTACGAGGACCAGCCGCTTTCGCTGCCATCGAACAAGATCCAGGGTCGCAAACTGCTGGGTGGGTATTTCCGGACGTGCGCGGGTGCCCGCCAGTCCCGTCGCGCCATGGAACTCCTCGCATCGGGCGCGATCCGGACCGATCGAATGACCACGCACCGTTTCCCCTGGCACCAGGCGGCAGACGCCTTCGCGCTGCTCTACCAAAAGCCGGGCGATGCGCTGGGGGTCCTGCTCGACTGGCGGGATTGA
- a CDS encoding dihydroorotase family protein: MASTFDLLVTDGMVVNQEGVTAATVAVQDGRIAGVLEPDARPNSAQQISAKGLHVLPGLIDPHVHLRSPGHEEREDPVSGTSAAAAGGITTLLEMPISPVAASSAEGLRKRGEAIGEHALIDFGLYGAAGHQNVDLIAEVAEAGAVAFKTFLTAPPTHREGEFFGLWCLDYSLLRDVMAATAATGLRHSFHCENWPMIETLIARLSAQGRNDGLAHAESRPSIVEDTSVAIMMSLAAEAGGPVEVVHLSSPRAAQMVKEAKARGLDVIAETCPQYLFLTDQVLSAHRGFAKCNPALRPAEEVEALWSYLHDGTLEFVGSDHSPFRPEEKEGEDIFAIPPGLPGLESMAPLMLTAVNDGRLSITDLVRLMSTRQAEIFRLPGKGRIAIGNDADLTFVDLDARWTFDRNQCFTKARDVMRIVHGMPMKGRVLRTMVRGETVYEDGRITGRPGYGRWLKPN, translated from the coding sequence ATGGCTTCCACCTTTGATCTCCTCGTAACCGACGGCATGGTCGTCAACCAGGAAGGCGTGACCGCCGCCACGGTCGCCGTACAGGACGGACGCATCGCGGGCGTGCTCGAACCCGACGCCCGGCCCAATAGCGCACAGCAGATTTCCGCGAAGGGCCTGCACGTACTGCCCGGCCTGATCGATCCCCACGTACACCTCCGATCGCCGGGCCATGAAGAGCGGGAAGACCCCGTCTCCGGCACGAGCGCCGCGGCCGCCGGCGGTATCACGACCCTGCTCGAGATGCCCATCTCACCGGTTGCGGCCAGTTCCGCCGAGGGACTCCGCAAGCGGGGCGAGGCCATCGGCGAACATGCGCTGATCGATTTCGGTCTCTACGGGGCGGCCGGCCATCAGAACGTGGACCTTATCGCCGAGGTGGCCGAGGCGGGCGCCGTGGCCTTCAAGACCTTCCTGACGGCGCCGCCGACCCATCGCGAGGGCGAGTTCTTCGGCCTCTGGTGCCTGGACTACTCGCTGCTGCGGGACGTTATGGCCGCCACGGCCGCCACGGGCCTGCGCCACAGCTTCCACTGCGAGAACTGGCCCATGATCGAGACGCTCATCGCCCGGCTGTCCGCCCAGGGCCGCAACGACGGTCTGGCCCATGCGGAAAGCCGGCCCTCCATCGTGGAAGACACCTCAGTCGCCATCATGATGAGCCTGGCCGCCGAGGCGGGCGGCCCCGTGGAAGTCGTGCACCTTTCGAGCCCCCGGGCCGCGCAGATGGTGAAGGAGGCCAAGGCGCGGGGCCTCGACGTCATCGCCGAGACCTGTCCCCAGTACCTCTTCCTGACCGACCAGGTCCTCTCCGCCCACCGCGGCTTTGCCAAGTGCAACCCGGCCCTGCGGCCGGCCGAAGAGGTCGAAGCGCTCTGGTCCTATCTGCACGACGGCACGTTGGAGTTCGTCGGCAGCGACCATTCCCCCTTCCGGCCGGAAGAGAAGGAAGGGGAAGACATCTTCGCCATACCGCCCGGCCTGCCCGGCCTGGAATCCATGGCGCCCCTGATGCTGACCGCGGTCAACGACGGCCGGCTGTCGATCACCGACCTGGTGCGGCTGATGTCGACCCGCCAGGCCGAGATCTTCCGGCTTCCCGGCAAGGGACGCATCGCCATCGGAAACGACGCCGATCTCACCTTCGTGGACCTGGACGCGCGGTGGACCTTCGACCGGAACCAGTGCTTCACCAAGGCAAGGGACGTCATGCGCATCGTGCACGGCATGCCCATGAAGGGCCGTGTCCTGCGTACCATGGTGCGCGGGGAGACGGTGTACGAGGACGGCAGGATCACGGGCCGGCCCGGTTACGGCCGGTGGCTGAAACCCAACTGA
- a CDS encoding ASKHA domain-containing protein, translated as MKKIDKAAYQERLDRITAIFKDMMVHATEQATYRCPYKNRFDECTARFGCRNQRKPREAGGLLVCGGDDKLDYRSAWETEEAPLDPSADPAADPAGGPVTGGSVTDGTTTRPSVIGKSIFDYADDLAVQVPTSCFRNGICHECIVEIQQGMEGLAPRTKPESFLRENYRLACQARVIDPNVDVAFAPLRRTPKILTVTEEKETALDPVVTRRGDDVFYDGEQVDQYRGHVYGLAIDLGTTTVVMDFVDLETGKSVHVCSFENPQRFGGSDVMHRISYDGAFEDELWNAIINAVNHEIVDWCERTGTVRQEIYEIVVAGNATMRDLFFRLDVQSIGQKPYKSMIENEYLAGERETTALTIGTRRLGLRANPKARVYGMPLIASHVGGDVAADLATVELAAQPGVSMLVDVGTNTEVVVAGNGRMITASCPAGPAFEGGGIQYGMPGYEGAIESLKWEDGRFAWSTIGDTAPQGICGSGLIDLLAELRRHGMMSPKGVFSDRKQFEVDVVAESGITLSRQDASNLAQAKAANYCGQYIVMRTFGVAPGDVDRLFLAGGFANYVDVRNAIDIGFLAPVPEERIVKVGNAAVQGAREILLSRSRRAELEALVKKIEHVELETTPDFFDVFVEACQFKPMPGVLV; from the coding sequence ATGAAAAAGATCGACAAGGCGGCGTACCAGGAGCGGCTGGACCGCATCACGGCCATCTTCAAGGACATGATGGTCCATGCGACCGAGCAGGCCACCTACCGCTGCCCCTACAAGAACCGATTCGACGAATGCACCGCCCGGTTCGGGTGCCGCAACCAGCGCAAGCCCCGTGAAGCCGGCGGACTGCTTGTATGCGGCGGCGATGACAAGCTTGACTATCGCAGCGCCTGGGAGACGGAGGAAGCGCCCTTGGATCCATCCGCGGACCCGGCCGCGGACCCGGCCGGCGGACCGGTGACCGGTGGATCGGTGACCGACGGCACGACGACCCGGCCCTCGGTTATCGGCAAGTCCATCTTCGACTACGCCGACGATCTCGCCGTACAGGTACCCACGTCCTGTTTCCGAAACGGCATCTGCCACGAGTGCATCGTGGAAATCCAGCAGGGGATGGAGGGGCTGGCGCCCCGGACGAAGCCGGAGTCCTTCCTGCGGGAAAACTACCGCCTCGCCTGCCAGGCGCGCGTCATCGACCCCAACGTGGACGTCGCCTTCGCACCCCTGCGGCGTACGCCCAAGATCCTGACTGTTACCGAAGAAAAGGAGACGGCGCTCGATCCCGTGGTTACCCGGCGGGGCGATGACGTCTTCTACGACGGCGAGCAGGTGGACCAGTACCGCGGACACGTCTACGGGCTCGCGATCGACCTGGGCACGACCACGGTGGTCATGGACTTCGTGGATCTCGAGACCGGCAAAAGCGTCCACGTCTGTTCCTTCGAGAACCCCCAGCGCTTCGGCGGCAGCGACGTGATGCACCGCATCTCCTACGACGGCGCCTTCGAGGACGAACTCTGGAACGCCATCATCAACGCCGTCAACCACGAGATCGTGGACTGGTGCGAACGCACGGGCACGGTGCGGCAGGAGATCTACGAGATCGTCGTGGCGGGCAACGCCACCATGCGGGACCTCTTCTTCCGGCTCGACGTGCAGAGTATCGGCCAGAAGCCTTACAAATCCATGATCGAAAACGAATACCTCGCGGGCGAGCGGGAGACCACGGCGCTCACCATCGGCACGCGCCGCCTGGGGCTCCGGGCCAATCCGAAGGCCCGGGTCTACGGTATGCCCCTCATCGCCAGCCACGTGGGCGGCGACGTGGCGGCCGACCTGGCCACCGTCGAACTGGCCGCGCAGCCGGGCGTATCCATGCTCGTGGACGTGGGCACCAACACCGAGGTGGTCGTGGCGGGCAACGGGCGCATGATCACGGCATCATGTCCCGCGGGACCCGCCTTCGAGGGCGGCGGCATCCAGTACGGCATGCCGGGCTACGAAGGCGCTATCGAATCGCTGAAGTGGGAAGATGGGCGGTTCGCCTGGAGCACCATCGGCGATACCGCGCCCCAGGGCATCTGCGGCTCCGGACTGATCGACCTGCTCGCGGAACTGCGCCGCCACGGCATGATGAGCCCGAAAGGCGTTTTTTCTGACCGGAAACAGTTCGAAGTGGACGTCGTGGCCGAGTCAGGTATCACCCTGTCCCGGCAGGACGCCAGCAACCTGGCCCAGGCCAAGGCCGCCAACTACTGCGGGCAGTATATCGTGATGCGTACGTTCGGCGTCGCGCCCGGCGACGTGGACCGCCTCTTCCTCGCCGGGGGTTTCGCCAACTACGTGGACGTGCGCAACGCCATCGACATCGGGTTCCTGGCCCCCGTGCCCGAGGAGCGCATCGTCAAGGTCGGCAACGCCGCCGTCCAGGGCGCCCGGGAGATCCTCCTGTCCCGCTCCCGCCGCGCGGAACTGGAGGCACTGGTCAAAAAGATCGAGCACGTTGAACTCGAAACCACCCCCGACTTCTTCGATGTCTTCGTCGAGGCCTGCCAGTTCAAGCCCATGCCCGGGGTGCTGGTGTAG
- a CDS encoding AbrB/MazE/SpoVT family DNA-binding domain-containing protein translates to MKSRVKKWGNSLALRIPKPVAVQMGVRDDSPVVLVLRGKELTLVPLERTRFKLPDLLPGISKRNLHGRISIGSHG, encoded by the coding sequence ATGAAATCCCGCGTTAAGAAATGGGGCAACAGCCTGGCGCTGCGCATCCCGAAACCGGTCGCCGTCCAGATGGGCGTCCGGGACGATTCGCCGGTGGTACTCGTGCTCCGGGGCAAGGAACTGACCCTGGTCCCGCTGGAACGAACCCGGTTCAAACTGCCCGACCTGCTGCCGGGCATCTCGAAACGTAACCTGCACGGCAGAATCAGCATCGGCAGCCACGGCTGA
- a CDS encoding GNAT family N-acetyltransferase yields MFRLRPALPSTDESGIASVVNAFEQNPVSEETVHEWLTHDAPGRISYRQVAVTEVDDAVAGYAVSVHETWDPEGQFYAWAGVAPGWRGRGIGAALYSDMLAFLKHHNACTVTSEVRDDCAVSQAFAIWRGFENDRHLFQSSLDLDRFDDSPHAQFIEDHAASGIRIYSLADFGDTPEARRKLYEVNAITDRDVPGWTEPGLSFEEFNEWVYESGWYRPDGQLFAADGDQWVGICAVRLYPEVREAFNVHTGVIRPYRRRHIALALKLAAIRYARSQGARSISTHNDSMNAPMLAINRKLGYVPEPGRYTLRKTMQ; encoded by the coding sequence ATGTTCCGTCTCCGCCCCGCCCTTCCTTCCACCGATGAATCCGGCATCGCTTCCGTCGTTAATGCCTTCGAGCAGAATCCCGTATCCGAAGAGACCGTGCACGAGTGGTTGACCCACGACGCACCGGGCAGAATCAGCTATCGCCAGGTGGCTGTGACGGAGGTCGACGATGCCGTGGCGGGTTACGCGGTGTCGGTCCACGAAACCTGGGATCCGGAAGGACAGTTCTACGCCTGGGCCGGGGTGGCGCCGGGGTGGCGCGGACGGGGCATCGGCGCGGCACTATACTCGGACATGCTGGCGTTTCTTAAGCACCACAACGCCTGCACGGTGACCAGCGAAGTCCGTGACGACTGCGCCGTTTCACAGGCCTTCGCAATATGGCGGGGATTCGAAAATGACCGGCACCTGTTTCAGTCGAGCCTGGACCTGGATCGCTTCGACGACTCACCCCATGCGCAGTTCATCGAGGACCATGCGGCATCGGGTATACGGATATACTCCCTTGCAGATTTCGGAGATACGCCAGAAGCGCGCAGGAAACTCTACGAAGTCAATGCGATAACGGACCGGGATGTGCCGGGTTGGACGGAACCCGGGCTGTCCTTCGAGGAGTTCAACGAGTGGGTCTACGAGTCGGGCTGGTATCGTCCGGACGGCCAGTTATTCGCAGCCGACGGCGATCAATGGGTTGGGATCTGCGCCGTTCGGCTCTACCCGGAGGTACGTGAGGCATTCAACGTGCACACCGGGGTAATCCGGCCATACCGCAGGCGACATATCGCCCTGGCGCTGAAGCTCGCCGCGATACGCTATGCCCGAAGCCAGGGCGCACGGTCGATCAGCACGCACAATGATTCGATGAACGCCCCCATGCTGGCGATCAACCGCAAGCTGGGGTACGTCCCCGAACCGGGACGGTATACCCTGCGGAAGACGATGCAGTAA
- a CDS encoding dihydrodipicolinate synthase family protein encodes MAVPDPKGVYTIAPTPFEEDGSLDTGSLSTLTNFLIDLGIDGMTVLGVLGETSKLVEAERDRVIGGVVEAAAGRIPICAGTSHTGTDGCVALSRRAEELGASSLMVAPPKLARGTDEALLAHYLKVADAVSIPLVIQDHPTSSGVQMSIEFIATVADRSPQCRFLKLEEEPTPRKASQVLAANPDVEIFGGLGGVMLLEELRHGCMGTMTGFAYPDILKDIHTKYMSGDIDGATETFYRYCPLIRFEAQTGIGLSIRKNVYQRRGAIKTARARQPYVPLDDGTLADLNDLLTRLGLE; translated from the coding sequence ATGGCAGTTCCAGATCCCAAAGGCGTGTACACCATAGCGCCGACGCCTTTCGAAGAAGACGGCAGCCTGGATACGGGCAGCCTCTCGACGCTGACCAACTTCCTCATCGACCTGGGGATCGACGGGATGACCGTCCTAGGTGTCCTGGGCGAGACCAGCAAACTGGTCGAAGCCGAACGGGACCGGGTCATCGGGGGCGTGGTAGAAGCCGCTGCGGGACGGATCCCGATCTGCGCAGGAACCAGCCACACGGGGACGGACGGATGCGTCGCACTCAGCCGGCGGGCCGAGGAACTGGGCGCTTCCTCGCTCATGGTGGCGCCGCCGAAGCTGGCCAGGGGCACGGACGAAGCCCTGCTCGCCCACTACCTCAAGGTGGCCGACGCCGTATCGATACCCCTCGTGATCCAGGACCACCCCACCAGCAGCGGCGTCCAGATGAGCATCGAGTTCATCGCGACGGTGGCCGACCGGTCTCCGCAATGCCGGTTTCTCAAGCTGGAAGAAGAGCCGACTCCGCGCAAGGCCAGCCAGGTGCTCGCGGCCAATCCCGACGTGGAGATCTTCGGCGGACTGGGCGGCGTCATGCTCCTGGAGGAACTGCGCCACGGCTGCATGGGCACCATGACCGGCTTCGCCTACCCCGATATCCTGAAGGACATCCACACGAAGTACATGTCCGGCGACATCGACGGCGCCACCGAGACCTTCTACAGGTACTGTCCCCTGATCCGCTTCGAGGCCCAGACCGGCATCGGGTTGTCCATCCGCAAGAACGTCTACCAGCGGCGCGGCGCGATTAAGACCGCACGGGCGCGCCAGCCTTACGTCCCCCTGGACGACGGGACCCTGGCGGACCTGAACGATCTGCTGACGAGACTCGGATTGGAGTGA
- a CDS encoding type II toxin-antitoxin system PemK/MazF family toxin, whose translation MATSSYVPVRGEIVWIYSRSGKGTYLPSGRPAVTVSPEVYNRRAGLALLCPITDEEKGYPFEVAIPAGLPATGIILADQLESVDWRSGGVVRICALPAEAMDDVLRKAAALLDEEDRS comes from the coding sequence ATGGCTACATCAAGCTACGTACCGGTTCGGGGCGAGATCGTGTGGATCTATTCCAGGTCGGGGAAGGGCACCTACCTGCCTTCCGGACGACCCGCCGTCACGGTTTCGCCCGAGGTCTATAACCGCAGGGCCGGCCTGGCCCTCCTCTGTCCCATTACCGACGAGGAGAAGGGCTATCCCTTCGAAGTCGCGATCCCCGCGGGGCTCCCGGCAACCGGGATCATCCTGGCCGATCAACTGGAAAGCGTGGACTGGCGGTCCGGCGGGGTGGTGCGGATCTGCGCATTGCCCGCCGAGGCCATGGATGACGTTCTTCGAAAAGCCGCGGCGCTGCTGGACGAGGAAGACCGGTCTTGA
- a CDS encoding type II toxin-antitoxin system HicB family antitoxin, with the protein MGATIDEALMNAEEALRDYAIETEMDGDAVVQPCELDEVVVDPGQILTAVPLIRQSGRSVRIHMAINEGVAVFIDSEANRRGMTRTAYVEWMARRIAMMGG; encoded by the coding sequence ATGGGAGCCACCATAGACGAGGCCCTGATGAACGCGGAAGAAGCACTTAGGGATTATGCGATCGAAACCGAAATGGACGGCGATGCGGTTGTGCAGCCATGCGAACTGGACGAAGTCGTGGTTGACCCGGGCCAGATATTGACGGCTGTCCCACTGATCCGTCAATCCGGTCGAAGCGTACGCATACATATGGCCATCAACGAGGGCGTGGCAGTCTTTATAGACAGCGAGGCGAACCGGCGAGGAATGACACGTACGGCTTACGTGGAATGGATGGCGCGGCGTATCGCCATGATGGGTGGATAA
- a CDS encoding virulence factor, which translates to MSTGSITMAVYQVLYWRDIPAQVRVYGDRTGGRRPLSRQMPDWFQQEIDRVAMRDGLTGTDAYLDEWQWSGKQEWPGEEEEVESVAEAVLKQLEDGYERG; encoded by the coding sequence TTGAGCACAGGATCGATCACCATGGCCGTGTACCAGGTACTCTACTGGCGGGACATCCCGGCGCAGGTGCGCGTCTACGGTGACCGCACCGGAGGACGCCGGCCCCTTTCGCGCCAGATGCCCGACTGGTTCCAGCAGGAAATCGACCGGGTGGCCATGCGGGACGGACTGACCGGCACCGACGCCTACCTCGACGAGTGGCAATGGTCCGGTAAGCAGGAATGGCCGGGCGAAGAAGAAGAGGTCGAATCGGTGGCGGAAGCCGTTCTGAAGCAGTTGGAAGACGGATACGAAAGGGGATAG
- a CDS encoding homocysteine S-methyltransferase family protein — protein sequence MISFLERIADDRPLLYDGGFGTELFARGIELANSALANELYPDIVRDIHFDYIEAGSEAIGTNTFVASFPHLEMAGKDASESDGLIRLSLEHARAAIERSGRDVYLAGSIGPLPGAIEADSGDTEFGIANSIARDAHERVGTTLAEGGVDFFCVETMFSANEAALAVDVLRQFDLPIAVNQTYKYTKDRATGEVVYKTDWGHSAANLLEILAGGLGGAQSGGRDLLAHVQVVGLNCGAESRRDEHTGMPYAINGIGQLKRAMDARGETPKRMMAYPNAGRARLDDQHRTYYDNTPEQMAAYIPELLEAGAYFIGGCCGTGVAHIRAFREAMDRVDPSA from the coding sequence ATGATATCCTTTCTTGAACGCATCGCCGACGACCGCCCCCTCCTATACGACGGCGGTTTCGGCACCGAACTCTTCGCCCGCGGCATCGAACTGGCCAACAGCGCGCTGGCCAACGAGCTGTACCCCGACATTGTCAGGGACATCCACTTCGATTATATTGAAGCAGGCTCGGAAGCGATCGGGACGAATACGTTCGTGGCGTCTTTTCCTCATCTCGAAATGGCCGGCAAAGACGCCTCGGAATCCGATGGACTGATCCGTCTGTCCCTGGAACATGCCCGGGCCGCTATCGAACGCAGCGGGCGGGACGTTTACCTCGCCGGTTCCATCGGTCCCCTGCCGGGCGCCATCGAGGCCGACAGCGGCGACACGGAGTTCGGCATCGCGAACAGCATCGCCCGGGACGCCCACGAGCGTGTGGGCACGACGCTCGCGGAGGGCGGCGTTGATTTCTTCTGCGTCGAGACCATGTTCTCCGCCAACGAGGCGGCCCTGGCCGTGGACGTGTTGAGGCAGTTCGATCTACCCATTGCCGTGAACCAGACGTACAAGTATACGAAGGACCGCGCCACGGGCGAGGTCGTCTACAAGACGGACTGGGGCCACTCGGCGGCCAATCTCCTGGAGATCCTGGCGGGCGGCCTGGGTGGCGCGCAGTCCGGCGGACGCGACCTGCTTGCACACGTACAGGTCGTCGGGCTGAACTGCGGCGCTGAGTCCCGGCGCGACGAGCACACGGGGATGCCTTACGCCATCAACGGCATCGGCCAGTTGAAGCGCGCCATGGATGCCCGGGGGGAGACGCCGAAACGCATGATGGCCTATCCCAACGCGGGCAGGGCCCGGCTGGACGATCAACACCGGACCTACTACGACAATACCCCGGAACAGATGGCCGCTTACATACCGGAACTCCTCGAGGCCGGCGCCTATTTCATCGGCGGATGCTGCGGCACGGGGGTCGCTCATATCCGGGCCTTTCGCGAAGCGATGGACCGGGTGGACCCGTCGGCTTGA